From a region of the Triticum aestivum cultivar Chinese Spring chromosome 7D, IWGSC CS RefSeq v2.1, whole genome shotgun sequence genome:
- the LOC123167454 gene encoding uncharacterized protein yields MAAEVEGTRKRGAAAFLDDPFEVLLQAKRGRRSPSAAAAAVADLGIGMEFDPVVALQEIFPGAEPQLLRGYLEASGNVLDAAIRSFRDYLASDSATTNAGTSTSGVASDAPVMNAPANSTEWADLIVKEMSSASDLNDARNRAFRILEMFGKSTANCSTPNEAQKMREENKILKQMLGGLLQQSSILKRAVVIQHNRLNDYKNMVQERSQFNETVAKYQQRIKELQGMNDLLSFHLRRANQQSSISGRRNPDVF; encoded by the exons ATGGCGGCGGAGGTCGAGGGCACCCGGAAGCGCGGGGCGGCGGCCTTCCTGGACGACCCCTTCGAGGTGCTGCTGCAGGCGAAGCGGGGCCGGCgctcgccgtccgccgccgccgccgcggtcgcCGACCTCGGGATCGGCATGGAGTTCGACCCCGTCGTGGCGCTCCAGGAAATCTTCCCCGGCGCCGAGCCGCAG CTTCTGCGAGGCTATCTCGAAGCATCGGGAAATGTCTTGGACGCTGCCATCAGAAGCTTCAGGGATTATTTGGCATCGGATTCAGCAACGACCAATGCCGGTACCTCCACATCTGGAG TGGCATCTGATGCGCCGGTGATGAATGCTCCAGCCAACAGCACTGAATGGGCGGACCTAATTGTCAAGGAGATGTCGTCCGCTTCGGATCTGAACGACGCCAGGAATCGAGCCTTCAGGATACTTGAAATGTTCGGCAAATCTACCGCAAACTGCAGTACTCCTAATGAAGCGCAGAAAATGCGCGAG GAGAACAAGATACTGAAGCAGATGCTGGGAGGCCTGCTTCAGCAGTCCAGCATCCTGAAGCGAGCCGTCGTCATCCAGCACAACCGGCTCAACGACTACAAGAACATGGTGCAGGAGCGGTCCCAGTTCAATGAGACCGTCGCCAAGTACCAGCAGCGGATCAAGGAGCTGCAG GGGATGAACGATTTGCTGTCGTTCCATCTCAGGAGGGCGAATCAACAGAGTAGCATATCTGGGCGCCGCAACCCCGACGTCTTCTAG
- the LOC123170325 gene encoding desmethyl-deoxy-podophyllotoxin synthase-like — MAANHEKHGLLLAAAILLLLLFLLAKLRRRRKKYGGVPLNPPPGPWQLPVIGSMHHLVGALPHRAMRDLALRHGPLMLLRMGELPVVVASSAAAARDVLKTHDAAFATRPRTNTIATLDGDGLGFALAPYGDHWRRVRKLCVTELLGAPRVRSFQGTREAEAAALVASVAAAAASGDVVNVSSLVSTYVVDAAVRVIVGDRIAGRDAFLACLEEGLRLSSGFSLADLFPSSRLARALSRRSRQVEAAAQEMSRVMDGVIEEKRARKAAGNGMGREEEQDILDVLLDGGGTAPLDIGTIRAVVRDLFGAGSESSASTLQWAMAELMRRPAALRRAQAEVRGALAGQSRVREEALQELPYLRLVIKETLRLHATVPLMLPRESREATRVLGYDVPQGTMVLVNAWAIGRDAATFGADAEEFRPERFEEGTAAALDFRGTDFELLPFGAGRRMCPGITFGLAVMELALASLLFHFDWELPGGTVELDMAETFGVTAKMKNDLWLHAAVVVPPL; from the coding sequence ATGGCGGCGAACCACGAGAAGCATGGCCTGCTCTTGGCCGCCGCCATCCTGCTGCTCCTTCTTTTCCTCCTAGCCAAGCTCAGGCGGCGTCGCAAGAAGTATGGTGGCGTGCCGCTGAACCCGCCTCCGGGGCCATGGCAGCTGCCGGTGATCGGCAGCATGCACCACCTCGTGGGCGCGCTCCCGCACCGCGCCATGCGCGACCTCGCCCTCCGGCACGGCCCTCTCATGCTGCTCCGCATGGGCGAGCTCCCCGTCGTCGTGGCCTCGTCAGCGGCCGCGGCGAGGGACGTCCTCAAGACCCACGACGCCGCCTTCGCCACGCGTCCGAGAACGAACACCATCGCCACGCTCGACGGAGACGGCCTCGGCTTCGCTCTCGCGCCGTACGGCGACCACTGGCGCCGCGTCCGCAAGCTCTGCGTCACGGAGCTGCTCGGCGCGCCGCGGGTCCGGTCGTTCCAGGGGACACGCGAGGCTGAGgcggccgccctcgtcgcgtccgtGGCCGCCGCGGCGGCGTCCGGGGACGTCGTGAACGTCAGCTCCCTCGTCAGCACGTACGTCGTCGACGCCGCGGTGCGCGTCATTGTTGGCGACCGGATCGCGGGCCGCGACGCCTTCCTGGCGTGCCTGGAGGAGGGCCTCAGgttgtcctccgggttcagcctcGCCGACCTGTTCCCGTCGTCGCGCCTCGCGCGCGCGCTCAGCAGGAGGTCGCGCCAGGTGGAGGCGGCAGCCCAGGAGATGTCCAGGGTCATGGACGGCGTCATCGAGGAGAAACGCGCGAGGAAGGCGGCCGGCAATGGCATGGGCAGGGAGGAAGAGCAGGACATCCTGGACGTGCTTCTGGACGGCGGCGGTACCGCGCCTCTCGACATCGGGACCATCCGTGCCGTGGTGAGGGATCTCTTCGGAGCCGGGAGCGAGTCCTCGGCGTCGACGCTGCAGTGGGCCATGGCGGAGctgatgcggaggccggcggcgctCCGGAGGGCGCAGGCGGAGGTGCGGGGCGCGCTCGCCGGGCAGAGCCGCGTCCGGGAGGAGGCCCTGCAGGAGCTGCCGTACCTGCGGCTGGTGATCAAGGAGACGCTCCGGCTGCACGCCACGGTGCCGCTGATGCTGCCGCGGGAGAGCCGCGAGGCCACCCGCGTCCTCGGGTACGACGTGCCGCAGGGCACCATGGTGCTGGTCAACGCTTGGGCCATCGGCCGGGACGCGGCGACCTTTGGCGCGGACGCTGAGGAGTTCCGGCCGGAGAGGTTCGAGGAGGGGACCGCGGCGGCGCTGGACTTCAGGGGGACAGACTTCGAGCTCCTGCCGTTCGGCGCGGGGCGGAGGATGTGCCCCGGGATCACGTTCGGGCTCGCCGTCATGGAGCTCGCGCTGGCGAGCCTCCTCTTCCATTTCGACTGGGAGCTCCCCGGCGGCACGGTGGAACTGGACATGGCGGAGACGTTCGGGGTCACGGCGAAGATGAAGAACGACCTGTGGCTGCATGCTGCCGTCGTCGTGCCACCTCTGTAA
- the LOC123164914 gene encoding PX domain-containing protein EREL1 has translation MASASSSSSARRTPRGSPPKHRHDGTSPLPLGMDWSPPPKRWEGRNTVWPHNPQTGWSYCVTIPSWIAQTPEAGVASDNFLKSIVFYRIHVGIQSPEGVSSSHGVLRRFSDFLKLCSDLKRAFPRKDIPPAPPKHAFLRINSSRLLLEERRNTLEEWMQKLLSDIDLSRSAHVAAFLELEAAARSYFQDWNQRPPEAGTSVKSSTDSSRHSDDPGSGALSESNQINPGLVRSISLTGVTGNGVLGESILGQPDQHVGSGSKSKKQGLVFSEHDGRNGSAESSKGVISEEDCDSNPGHARKDSSESLGSDLSSLRGSELSTPGASSSLWDGPADLPSGVDGHSQTENLAGVDMQFLYDMDAQVILPTDQRQKLSRLLVTMQRRIGTAKTDMEDLIARLNQEVAVKEYLSTKVKDLEGELEATKQKGRDTLHQAILAERERITQMQWDMDELRRKYSEMESNLKAEQDEKTRVESEKATASGNREELAEELETKRKEVESLQRQLGEVEAKSKTDMKVLVKEVKSLRNSQREMKKVLNQYVEEKTELERIINREKQRSARVKSSREKMLHECRLLRERLQECSAKFLAEEQDNLTVDPSSLPDALDLLATSDNRIRLLVAQAQHLALDDEQGGSSDDGENSDGKSSITMGSEDSSLTDEETTKMLSDLLIDNAQLRMHLNSVIRNAVNTSVKPEKEDADGVVPKKTVLNWLLDR, from the exons ATGGcgtcggcgtcgtcgtcgtcgtccgcgaggaggacGCCCCGCGGCAGCCCCCCGAAGCACCGCCACGACGGCACCTCGCCGCTGCCGCTCGGCATGGACTGGAGCCCGCCCCCCAAGCGATGG GAGGGAAGAAACACCGTATGGCCACATAACCCTCAAACAGGCTGGAGTTACTGTGTGACTATACCTTCTTGGATTGCTCAAACACCTGAAGCTGGTGTAGCCTCTGACAACTTCTTGAAATCTATAGTT TTTTACAGGATACATGTTGGTATACAATCACCAGAAGGCGTTAGCTCTAGCCATGGAGTTCTTCGAAGGTTTAGTGACTTTCTAAAGTTGTGTTCTGAT CTTAAGCGTGCGTTTCCCAGAAAAGACATCCCCCCTGCTCCACCGAAACATGCCTTCTTAAGAATAAATTCAAGCAGGTTGCTTCTAGAAGAG agaaggaataCTTTGGAGGAGTGGATGCAAAAGCTACTTTCTGATATTGACTTATCAAGAAgtgctcatgttgctgcttttcTTGAACTTGAAGCTGCCGCACGCTCAT ATTTCCAAGATTGGAATCAGCGCCCCCCTGAAGCAGGTACTTCAGTAAAAAGCAGTACAGACTCTTCTCGCCATTCTGATGATCCTGGTTCAGGTGCTCTCTCCGAGTCCAATCAAATAAATCCAGGACTTGTTCGTAGTATCAGTCTGACAGGAGTAACTGGTAACGGTGTGCTGGGAGAATCTATATTAGGTCAGCCTGACCAGCATGTTGGTAGTGGGTCAAAAAGCAAGAAACAGGGTCTTGTCTTTTCGGAACATGATGGAAGGAATGGTTCAGCAGAGTCTTCCAAGGGAGTAATTTCTGAAGAGGATTGTGATTCTAATCCTGGCCATGCCCGGAAGGATTCTTCTGAAAGTTTAGGTAGTGATTTGAGTTCTTTAAGAGGCAGTGAATTATCAACCCCAGGGGCTAGTAGTTCCCTATGGGATGGCCCTGCGGATCTCCCGAGTGGTGTGGATGGACATAGTCAAACAGAAAATCTTGCTGGTGTAGATATGCAGTTTTTGTATGATATGGATGCCCAAGTCATCCTTCCAACTGATCAAAGACAGAAGTTGAGTAGACTTTTGGTAACCATGCAAAGAAGAATAGGGACAGCCAAAACTGATATGGAGGATCTCATAGCACGCCTAAATCAGGAAGTAGCAGTCAAAGAATATCTTTCCACAAAG GTAAAAGACTTGGAGGGTGAGTTGGAAGCTACAAAGCAAAAAGGCAGAGACACATTACATCAAGCTATCTTAGCTGAAAGAGAGAGGATTACCCAGATGCAATGGGATATGGATGAGCTTCGCAGGAAGTACTCTGAGATGGAGTCAAACCTGAAGGCGGAACAA GATGAGAAAACTCGTGTGGAGTCAGAGAAAGCTACCGCCAGTGGTAATAGAGAAGAGTTAGCCGAAGAACTTGAAACGAAACGAAAAGAAGTTGAGAGTTTGCAACGGCAGCTTGGAGAAGTTGAGGCAAAGTCTAAAACAGATATGAAGGTTCTTGTTAAAGAAGTCAAGTCCCTTAGGAATTCTCAAAGAGAGATGAAGAAAGTGCTGAATCAGTATGTTGAGGAGAAGACTGAACTAGAG AGGATTATTAATAGAGAGAAGCAGCGGTCAGCACGTGTGAAGTCATCCCGTGAAAAAATGCTTCATGAATGCCGACTGCTCCGTGAGCGTCTACAAGAATGTAGTGCTAAATTTCTTGCAGAAGAACAAGATAACTTGACTGTTGACCCATCATCTTTGCCTGATGCACTAGACCTTCTGGCGACGTCAGACAATAGAATACGCCTTCTTGTTGCTCAG GCTCAGCATCTAGCACTGGATGACGAACAGGGGGGCTCTTCCGACGATGGCGAAAATTCCGATGGTAAATCCTCAATTACCATGGGCAGCGAAGACTCAAGCCTCACTGATGAAGAGACAACGAAGATGTTGTCTGACCTGCTCATCGACAACGCGCAGCTGAGGATGCACCTCAACTCCGTGATCCGCAACGCTGTAAATACCTCCGTGAAGCCGGAGAAAGAAGACGCCGACGGAGTCGTCCCGAAAAAGACGGTCCTCAACTGGCTGCTGGACAGATAG
- the LOC123165704 gene encoding uncharacterized protein: MSAVVCGKRSSSIFADDLLLQQASSSPPSSHHSSPAAKRSRYAHHHHRRDGRDALLNHLRAAFPAMDPQLLERALEASGDDLDDAIKSLKELHLMESNQANLSATGSAFENGPTAVQPSVEGIVTSGGVDTATEHQPPADGQQPGNSGPEWVDLFVREMSNASDMDDARARASRALEALTKSILEGAGAEAAQSLHQENMMLKEQMTAVLSQNAVLKRAVAIQHERQKEFDERSHEVQGLKQLVLQYQEQLRTLEINNYALQMHLKQAQQSSSMPGRYNPDVF, translated from the exons ATGTCTGCGGTAGTCTGCGGCaagaggtcctcctccatcttcgcGGACGACCTGCTGCTCCAACAGGCCTCCTCTTCCCCTCCCTCCTCCCACCACAGCAGCCCCGCGGCCAAGAGGTCCCGCTACgcgcaccaccaccaccgccgggaCGGCCGGGACGCGCTCCTCAACCACCTCCGGGCCGCCTTCCCCGCCATGGACCCCCAG CTGCTTGAGAGAGCCCTTGAAGCGTCTGGAGATGATTTGGATGATGCAATAAAGAGTCTGAAGGAGCTGCACCTGATGGAGTCAAATCAGGCTAACCTGTCGGCCACTGGTTCCGCATTTGAAAACGGGCCGACTGCAGTTCAGCCGTCTGTTGAAG GCATTGTTACCAGCGGCGGTGTGGACACAGCTACTGAACACCAACCTCCTGCAGATGGCCAACAGCCAGGTAATAGTGGCCCTGAATGGGTTGATCTTTTTGTGAGGGAGATGTCAAATGCTTCTGACATGGATGACGCGCGGGCCCGTGCGTCAAGAGCTCTTGAAGCCTTGACGAAGTCCATCCTGGAGGGTGCAGGAGCTGAAGCAGCGCAGAGCTTGCATCAG GAAAACATGATGCTCAAGGAGCAGATGACGGCCGTCCTGTCGCAGAACGCGGTCCTGAAGCGCGCGGTGGCGATCCAGCACGAGCGGCAGAAGGAGTTCGACGAGCGGAGCCACGAGGTGCAGGGCCTGAAGCAGCTCGTCCTGCAGTACCAGGAGCAGCTGAGGACTCTCGAG ATCAACAACTACGCGCTGCAGATGCATCTGAAGCAGGCCCAGCAGAGCAGCTCCATGCCCGGGCGCTACAACCCGGACGTCTTCTAA